The Geothermobacter ehrlichii genome has a segment encoding these proteins:
- a CDS encoding NADH-quinone oxidoreductase subunit B family protein yields MKNMLKRIAKRSPWLYRINAGSCNGCDVELATTACIPRFDVERLGCKYCGSPKHADIVLVTGPLTARVKEKVLRLYAEIPDPKVTVAVGICPISGGVFRDSYAIEGPIDRYLPVDVNVPGCPPRPQAIIEGIAEAIEIWATRL; encoded by the coding sequence ATGAAGAACATGTTGAAACGCATCGCCAAGAGATCGCCCTGGCTCTATCGCATCAACGCCGGCTCCTGCAACGGCTGCGACGTCGAGCTGGCAACGACCGCCTGCATCCCCCGCTTCGATGTCGAGCGACTCGGTTGCAAATATTGCGGTAGTCCCAAACATGCCGACATCGTTCTGGTGACCGGGCCGCTGACCGCCCGGGTCAAGGAGAAGGTCCTGCGCCTCTACGCGGAAATCCCGGATCCCAAGGTGACCGTGGCCGTCGGCATCTGTCCCATTTCCGGTGGCGTCTTCCGCGACAGCTACGCCATCGAAGGGCCCATCGACCGGTATCTGCCCGTCGACGTCAATGTCCCCGGCTGTCCTCCGCGGCCCCAGGCCATCATTGAGGGCATCGCCGAGGCAATCGAGATCTGGGCAACCAGGCTGTAG